A genome region from Dreissena polymorpha isolate Duluth1 chromosome 16, UMN_Dpol_1.0, whole genome shotgun sequence includes the following:
- the LOC127862476 gene encoding hemicentin-1-like: protein MHIGVCISLTALCLFGVSECLTCFDCHNIADPSQCTTMTQCTAGQSCYIETIQNNAVLLYNMGCQTNQLCSSSGVHPMIGRSIQTRQQNTCHECCSTDNCNNLLCAHKKPTECTDDQAFDCARLDSIFNVCADVHHAKMTCPKFCGLCQLVDGNWATWGDWSPCSVTCDNGTMSRTRTCTNPAPSNGGLNCSGQDVDRKVCTKQLCPVHGNLASWSGWSDCSVSCDVGLRKKTRTCTNPRPERFGDTCYGDASEYSICQKKPCINAVHGNWSDWSSWFGCSVSCDAGLQTRSRTCDNPKPNEYGKECSGSDVQYAVCLNDPCDVRNGGWSNWETWQSCSVTCGVGQILRQRTCTNPSPSAYGKACEGNFEDVDICIKTPCYVVAFNAQGFNQLANSVNAFPTVIFNEGNAYNSNTGLFTAPVDGIYYFGVQICSANIQTVYFSIEKGNATKSTVIDKTSLTATWEQHDTKYYSCASDSTSVRLDRNDHVWVYMNNNHTNFQVFDTVLSFNTFTGTLIQAL from the exons ATGCATATCG GAGTTTGTATTTCGTTGACCGCTTTGTGCTTGTTTGGGGTGTCAG aatgtcTCACGTGCTTCGATTGCCACAACATTGCTGACCCAAGTCAGTGCACAACCATGACCCAGTGTACCGCTGGCCAG TCCTGCTATATAGAAACAATCCAAAATAATGCGGTGTTACTCTACAACATGGGTTGTCAAACCAATCAG TTGTGTAGTTCCTCGGGGGTTCACCCAATGATCGGTCGCTCCATTCAGACCAGACAACAGAACACCTGTCACGAATGCTGCAGTACAGATAACTGCAATAATCTATTGTGTGCGCATAAAAAAC CCACCGAATGCACTGATGACCAAGCGTTTGACTGTGCTCGACTCGACTCTATATTTAACGTCTGTGCGGACGTTCATCACGCCAAGATGACGTGCCCAAAGTTTTGTGGACTGTGTCAGCTCG TTGATGGAAATTGGGCGACATGGGGAGATTGGTCGCCATGTAGTGTTACATGCGACAATGGAACCATGTCACGAACACGCACCTGCACCAATCCAGCACCCAGCAACGGTGGCCTTAATTGCAGTGGACAGGACGTTGACAGGAAAGTGTGCACCAAACAGCTTTGTCCAG TACATGGGAACTTGGCGAGCTGGTCTGGTTGGTCCGACTGTTCGGTTAGCTGCGATGTTGGACTTCGAAAGAAAACAAGGACATGCACCAATCCAAGACCAGAGCGCTTTGGAGATACTTGTTATGGTGATGCTAGCGAATATAGCATTTGTCAAAAGAAACCCTGTATCAACGCAG TTCACGGCAACTGGTCAGACTGGTCAAGCTGGTTCGGCTGTTCTGTAAGCTGCGATGCTGGACTTCAGACAAGATCTCGAACGTGTGACAATCCTAAACCAAACGAATACGGCAAAGAGTGTTCCGGCAGTGATGTTCAATATGCTGTATGCCTAAACGACCCCTGTGACGTAAGAA ATGGCGGCTGGTCTAATTGGGAAACATGGCAGAGCTGTTCAGTCACCTGCGGAGTTGGACAAATATTAAGACAAAGGACCTGTACTAATCCGAGTCCTTCCGCTTATGGCAAAGCGTGTGAAGGGAACTTTGAGGATGTTGATATATGTATAAAAACACCAT GTTATGTTGTAGCCTTCAACGCGCAAGGATTCAATCAGTTGGCTAATTCGGTCAATGCATTTCCAACTGTTATTTTCAACGAAGGGAATGCATATAATAGCAACACTGGGCTTTTTACAGCACCTGTGGACGGGATATACTACTTTGGAGTCCAAATCTGCTCTGCGAATATACAAACAGTTTATTTCTCTATCGAAAAGGGGAATGCGACAAAATCAACAGTGATCGACAAGACGTCTCTTACAGCTACCTGGGAACAACATGATACTAAATATTACTCATGTGCATCGGATTCCACCTCTGTGAGGCTTGACCGGAATGACCATGTTTGGGTATACATGAACAATAACCACACAAATTTCCAAGTATTTGACACAGTGTTATCGTTTAATACATTTACTGGGACCCTTATTCAAGCTCTATAA